A genomic segment from Syntrophotalea acetylenivorans encodes:
- a CDS encoding tetratricopeptide repeat protein has product MANNSDAALQAKIAGYVDILAKDPHSTVFVSLSDAYRQLGRLDEALDIARKGMQGLPWFSPGHVVLGQILMARGETGEALGCFNKALTLDGESIAAFKGLAAIYSQKGQTDIARQVLERAEQIHPGNSSIQHMLNRLSDVATPEPDLEPEPKTVVPKAEDIQPADAPIATTTIAELFVKQGLLSQACQVYRDILQANPDNAEVRIKLIELEGRLSADSQVEAVVEQEPLAVTTAEAEPLATLQRWLTAVRLRREHVQKDSAGHR; this is encoded by the coding sequence ATGGCAAACAATTCCGATGCTGCTCTGCAAGCCAAAATCGCCGGTTATGTTGATATTCTGGCGAAAGATCCCCATTCAACAGTTTTTGTATCGCTCAGCGATGCTTACCGTCAGTTAGGCAGGTTGGACGAGGCACTAGATATCGCTCGTAAGGGGATGCAGGGGCTTCCCTGGTTCAGCCCCGGGCATGTGGTGCTTGGTCAGATATTGATGGCTCGCGGGGAAACCGGAGAGGCGCTCGGTTGTTTTAACAAGGCCTTGACCCTGGACGGAGAAAGTATAGCTGCCTTTAAGGGGTTGGCTGCTATCTATAGTCAAAAGGGGCAGACCGATATAGCTCGCCAGGTTTTAGAGAGGGCCGAACAAATCCATCCGGGAAACAGCTCGATTCAGCACATGTTGAACCGGCTATCCGATGTAGCGACGCCTGAGCCTGATCTGGAGCCTGAGCCGAAGACCGTTGTTCCCAAGGCCGAAGATATTCAACCCGCCGACGCCCCCATTGCTACTACCACGATTGCGGAACTTTTTGTCAAACAGGGTTTATTGTCTCAGGCTTGTCAAGTTTACCGGGATATTCTTCAGGCCAATCCGGATAACGCCGAAGTTCGGATCAAACTAATAGAATTGGAAGGTCGTTTATCTGCTGATTCTCAGGTTGAGGCGGTTGTTGAACAGGAGCCCCTCGCCGTAACTACCGCCGAAGCAGAACCGCTGGCCACTTTGCAGCGTTGGTTGACTGCTGTACGCCTACGGAGGGAACATGTTCAAAAAGATTCTGCAGGACATCGTTGA
- a CDS encoding roadblock/LC7 domain-containing protein, protein MFKKILQDIVEESDGYSAVLMGYDGLAVEQYDQPCEAGDLNPFAVEYAHVLKEMKDTLAILNSGEIEEVTVRTERFQVIIRALSEDYFVILTMACNGNYGKGRYLLSREQFRLLEELQ, encoded by the coding sequence ATGTTCAAAAAGATTCTGCAGGACATCGTTGAAGAATCCGATGGCTATAGCGCCGTGCTGATGGGCTATGACGGTCTGGCGGTGGAGCAGTATGATCAGCCCTGTGAGGCCGGAGACCTCAACCCCTTTGCCGTTGAGTATGCCCATGTCCTGAAAGAGATGAAGGACACCCTGGCTATTCTTAATTCCGGCGAGATTGAGGAAGTTACCGTACGTACAGAGCGTTTCCAGGTGATTATTCGGGCGTTGAGTGAGGATTACTTTGTCATCCTGACCATGGCTTGTAACGGAAACTACGGAAAAGGGCGTTACCTTTTATCCCGGGAACAGTTTCGTCTGCTGGAGGAATTGCAATGA
- the aroQ gene encoding type II 3-dehydroquinate dehydratase, which translates to MKGAGSMILVLHGPNLNLLGTREPEIYGSDTLQDVDNSLNVLAGELGVELDTFQSNHEGELIDRIHAAREQGVRGILINPGGLTHTSVALRDALAGVAIPAVEVHLSNVHARETFRQHSYISPVAVGQICGFGVASYQLALRGLVMHLAR; encoded by the coding sequence ATGAAAGGTGCGGGTTCCATGATCCTGGTTTTGCACGGTCCCAACCTTAATTTGCTAGGAACCCGTGAACCCGAGATCTATGGTAGCGACACTTTGCAGGATGTCGACAACAGCCTGAACGTGCTGGCTGGAGAGTTGGGAGTCGAGTTAGATACCTTCCAATCGAATCACGAAGGCGAGCTTATCGACCGGATTCATGCCGCTCGTGAGCAGGGTGTTAGAGGTATTCTCATCAATCCCGGAGGCCTGACTCATACCAGTGTCGCCCTTCGGGATGCACTGGCGGGAGTAGCCATCCCTGCGGTGGAGGTCCACCTGTCCAACGTTCATGCACGGGAAACCTTTCGACAACACTCTTATATCAGCCCTGTGGCAGTTGGCCAGATCTGTGGTTTTGGAGTAGCCAGTTACCAGTTGGCTTTGCGTGGTTTGGTGATGCACCTGGCCCGGTGA
- a CDS encoding aminopeptidase P family protein: MAMIQDRAHRVHKLLDDAELEGFLFLDQANLRYFSDFSGSAGALLVSRDRSIFLTDSRYTTQARQEVSAQCICEYRVQLDGILEQINKLGLKRIGFEADSLPFAMIERLRKQSPADCQWQPESERLRPLRWTKDQNELNSLEQASAIAAEAFEGILSLIRPGVLERDIALELEFAMRRLGAEEKSFDTIVASGLRGALPHGIASDKAIAEGDLVTIDFGARWQGYHSDETVTLAVGAVSGKQQQIFDVVLEAHDRAMDAVRPGVLLKDIDGIARGYIAEQGYGEYFGHSLGHGVGLEVHEHPAVSAQSEVLAEEGMVITIEPGIYIPELGGVRIEDMVYVTADGYRRITRLPKEFRLLPV, from the coding sequence ATGGCGATGATTCAAGACAGAGCCCACAGGGTACATAAGCTTCTCGATGACGCCGAACTGGAAGGTTTTCTTTTTCTGGACCAGGCGAATCTGCGTTACTTTAGCGATTTTTCCGGCAGCGCCGGGGCCTTGTTGGTGAGCCGTGACCGATCGATCTTTTTAACCGATTCTCGCTACACGACTCAGGCCCGCCAGGAAGTCAGCGCCCAATGCATCTGCGAGTACCGGGTACAACTCGACGGCATTCTCGAGCAGATTAATAAGCTGGGCCTTAAGCGAATCGGTTTTGAGGCGGACAGTTTGCCCTTTGCCATGATCGAGCGACTGCGGAAACAAAGCCCCGCAGATTGCCAGTGGCAACCGGAGTCCGAACGCTTGCGCCCCTTGCGTTGGACAAAAGATCAGAATGAGTTGAACTCCCTGGAGCAGGCATCCGCTATTGCGGCTGAGGCTTTCGAGGGGATCTTGTCACTCATCCGTCCGGGAGTCTTGGAACGGGATATTGCCCTGGAACTGGAATTTGCCATGCGCCGGCTTGGCGCTGAGGAAAAGTCGTTTGACACCATTGTGGCTTCCGGTCTGCGCGGTGCACTGCCTCACGGCATCGCATCCGATAAAGCGATCGCAGAAGGTGATCTGGTGACTATCGACTTTGGTGCTCGCTGGCAGGGTTACCATTCGGATGAGACGGTAACCCTTGCTGTCGGAGCTGTTTCGGGCAAACAACAGCAGATTTTTGATGTTGTGCTCGAAGCCCATGATCGAGCCATGGATGCAGTACGGCCAGGCGTTCTTTTAAAGGACATCGACGGCATTGCCCGGGGATATATTGCAGAACAGGGCTACGGAGAATATTTCGGTCATAGTCTCGGCCACGGCGTTGGGCTGGAGGTGCACGAGCATCCGGCTGTTTCTGCTCAGTCCGAGGTACTGGCGGAAGAGGGCATGGTGATTACCATCGAACCGGGGATTTATATTCCCGAGCTCGGTGGAGTGCGTATTGAAGATATGGTTTATGTGACAGCTGATGGCTATCGGCGGATAACCCGTCTGCCAAAGGAATTCAGACTGTTGCCCGTCTAA
- the accB gene encoding acetyl-CoA carboxylase biotin carboxyl carrier protein — protein sequence MDIKNIKSLIRMVTQTDITEFELESDGEKLVIRRGSQVVTTSMPVAPMPVAAPAVSAAPVAVPVAPAEAEAVDDGLEEVTSPIVGTFYRSPSPESDSYVEVGSVVEKGQTLCIVEAMKLMNEIEAEYKCKVVKILKENAEPVEYGDSLFLVEPL from the coding sequence ATGGATATCAAGAACATCAAATCATTGATTAGAATGGTCACCCAAACCGACATCACCGAATTCGAACTTGAAAGTGATGGCGAAAAACTGGTCATTCGCCGAGGCTCTCAAGTGGTTACAACGAGTATGCCGGTCGCGCCGATGCCGGTCGCTGCACCTGCAGTCTCTGCCGCTCCTGTGGCTGTACCGGTAGCGCCAGCCGAGGCTGAAGCTGTTGACGACGGCCTTGAAGAGGTGACCTCCCCCATTGTCGGCACCTTCTACCGGTCTCCTTCGCCTGAATCAGACTCCTATGTCGAGGTTGGTTCCGTTGTCGAAAAGGGGCAAACACTCTGTATCGTCGAAGCGATGAAATTGATGAACGAGATCGAAGCCGAATACAAGTGCAAGGTGGTAAAAATTCTCAAGGAGAATGCCGAGCCCGTCGAATATGGCGATTCGCTCTTCCTGGTCGAACCCCTTTAA
- the accC gene encoding acetyl-CoA carboxylase biotin carboxylase subunit, with protein MFHKILIANRGEIALRIIRACKELGIKTVAVHSDVDSESLHVKLADESICIGPASSLESYLNIQAIISAAEVTDADAIHPGYGFLAENAEFAEICANCGITFIGPSPENMRLMGDKITARQTVTKAGVPILPGTKDAVENIEQAKEIAADIGYPVIIKATAGGGGRGMKIVHSPASLPNAFAAARSEAQAGFGNPEVYMEKYCVDPRHVEVQILADKHGNVIHLGERDCSIQRRHQKLLEEAPCPVLSPELRQKMGECAVSAAKAVGYSSVGTMEFLLDADHNFYFMEMNTRVQVEHPVTEMVTGVDIIREQIRSAAGLKLRYKQSDIVISGHSIECRINAEHPFKFTPSPGKIDGYHPPGGLGVRVDSAVYDQYTVLPHYDSMVAKLIVHADNRQEAVSRMERALGEYIVGGIRTTIMLHQRIMGNKEFREGNFDTSFLEKLVL; from the coding sequence ATGTTTCATAAGATTCTGATTGCCAATAGGGGTGAGATCGCCCTGCGTATCATCCGTGCCTGCAAAGAATTGGGCATCAAAACGGTTGCTGTCCATTCGGATGTGGACAGTGAATCGCTGCACGTCAAATTGGCTGATGAAAGTATTTGCATCGGTCCGGCGTCCAGCCTGGAGAGCTATCTTAATATTCAGGCGATTATCAGTGCTGCAGAAGTCACTGATGCCGATGCTATTCATCCAGGTTACGGCTTCCTCGCTGAAAATGCCGAGTTTGCTGAGATCTGCGCCAATTGCGGTATCACCTTTATCGGTCCCAGCCCTGAGAACATGCGTCTGATGGGCGATAAAATCACAGCCCGTCAGACCGTTACCAAGGCTGGCGTACCGATTCTGCCGGGTACCAAAGATGCGGTAGAAAATATCGAACAAGCCAAGGAAATCGCTGCGGATATCGGCTACCCGGTCATCATCAAGGCGACTGCCGGCGGTGGCGGACGGGGGATGAAAATTGTTCATTCTCCGGCGTCTTTGCCCAATGCCTTTGCCGCCGCCCGTTCCGAAGCTCAAGCCGGTTTTGGAAATCCCGAGGTTTACATGGAGAAGTACTGCGTGGATCCTCGCCATGTGGAAGTACAGATCCTGGCCGATAAGCATGGGAACGTCATTCACCTCGGAGAGCGGGACTGTTCCATTCAGCGTCGGCACCAAAAACTGCTGGAAGAGGCTCCTTGCCCGGTATTGTCGCCCGAATTGCGCCAAAAGATGGGCGAGTGCGCAGTGTCCGCCGCAAAAGCTGTCGGTTACTCCAGTGTGGGAACAATGGAGTTCCTGCTCGATGCGGATCATAACTTCTATTTCATGGAGATGAATACGCGGGTGCAGGTTGAACATCCGGTTACCGAGATGGTCACCGGGGTCGATATCATTCGTGAGCAGATCCGTTCTGCCGCCGGCTTGAAATTACGTTATAAACAGTCGGATATCGTTATTTCCGGGCATTCCATTGAATGCCGTATCAACGCAGAACACCCTTTCAAGTTCACTCCGTCCCCGGGTAAGATCGATGGTTACCATCCCCCTGGCGGTTTGGGTGTGCGGGTAGACAGCGCCGTGTACGATCAATATACCGTCCTGCCCCATTACGATTCCATGGTGGCCAAACTTATTGTTCATGCCGATAACCGTCAGGAAGCTGTAAGTCGCATGGAACGGGCTCTGGGCGAATATATTGTCGGCGGCATTCGTACGACTATCATGCTTCACCAGCGAATTATGGGTAATAAAGAGTTCCGCGAAGGAAATTTTGATACTTCCTTCCTGGAAAAATTGGTCCTTTAA
- a CDS encoding TolC family protein, which produces MPLSVVAAESAVSERPEINAPLTLPQVIRLTLERNLNLRAEQFDTRASQAAVKREYGLYDPQLLLDFAAGEAQRQINSQNFDQDNHSQFYLFDFSLEQQLPSGGELTLNFENQRNEEQEDPLPSINPAYESELALQLTQPLLKGFGRSVAEQDILFAVNDRQVAVQDLREAAVALLAEVRDAYYEVLRLRDDFRFREISVSLAQKILKEASARVRAGVLPPVDILEAEFGLKERQRLLLDADREYKDGLDRLALLMSSRQPLIIADESLGKPMLSVDEEQGLQQALRNRPDLQRRIRQLERLDLEQYLARNDLLPGLDLTAGYSHKGLGDGYSDNLDDIGGGDYPNWQVGLSLSYPLGNRTARHEHRRTLLKIKGRQAEIAQLQEEIHTQIRAAIRLLKVNEQKIEVAASGQDFAEEKLRILLKRQEVGLATIRDVLEGEEDLAQARTDKVAALADYNKAITRYLQVSGQLLEAEGVRFQGAFEDETQSLLMVEPR; this is translated from the coding sequence ATGCCGCTTTCGGTTGTGGCCGCCGAATCAGCAGTTTCGGAACGGCCTGAGATCAATGCCCCGCTGACTTTGCCTCAGGTAATTCGTCTCACCCTGGAACGCAATCTTAATCTGCGAGCCGAGCAATTCGATACTCGTGCCAGTCAGGCGGCGGTTAAACGGGAATACGGTCTGTACGACCCGCAATTGTTGCTCGATTTTGCTGCTGGTGAAGCTCAACGGCAAATTAATTCTCAGAATTTTGACCAGGACAATCATAGCCAGTTCTATCTCTTTGATTTTTCCTTGGAACAGCAGTTGCCCAGCGGTGGGGAGCTGACCCTTAATTTCGAAAACCAGCGCAATGAAGAGCAAGAAGATCCGTTGCCCAGCATCAATCCGGCCTACGAGAGTGAACTGGCCCTGCAATTGACCCAGCCGTTGCTCAAAGGCTTTGGCCGGTCGGTTGCCGAACAGGATATTCTGTTTGCCGTTAACGACCGGCAAGTAGCGGTGCAGGATTTACGGGAGGCAGCCGTTGCGTTATTGGCCGAGGTTCGTGATGCCTATTACGAAGTACTTCGACTGAGAGACGATTTCCGTTTTCGAGAAATCTCCGTATCCTTGGCGCAGAAGATTCTGAAAGAAGCATCGGCCCGCGTGCGTGCGGGGGTTTTGCCTCCGGTCGATATTCTCGAAGCTGAATTCGGACTGAAAGAACGGCAGCGATTACTTCTCGACGCCGACAGAGAATATAAAGACGGTCTTGATCGATTGGCGTTGCTTATGAGTAGCCGCCAGCCGTTGATAATAGCCGATGAGAGCCTCGGTAAACCCATGCTTTCCGTCGACGAGGAGCAGGGCCTGCAACAGGCTTTGAGGAACCGCCCCGATCTACAGCGTCGCATTCGTCAGCTTGAGCGTCTTGACCTTGAACAATACCTGGCCCGCAATGATCTTCTCCCGGGCCTCGACCTCACGGCCGGCTACTCCCACAAAGGGCTTGGTGACGGCTACAGCGACAACCTCGACGATATCGGTGGCGGTGATTATCCCAACTGGCAAGTCGGGTTGAGCCTGTCTTATCCTCTCGGTAATCGCACTGCCCGGCATGAGCACCGCCGTACCCTATTGAAAATCAAGGGACGGCAAGCCGAAATAGCTCAACTGCAAGAAGAAATTCATACCCAGATCCGTGCCGCAATTCGCTTGTTGAAAGTCAATGAACAAAAAATCGAAGTGGCAGCTAGCGGACAGGACTTTGCCGAAGAAAAGCTGCGTATTTTGCTTAAACGCCAGGAAGTCGGTCTGGCTACGATTCGCGATGTGCTTGAAGGTGAAGAGGATCTTGCTCAAGCCCGTACCGATAAAGTTGCCGCTCTAGCTGACTACAACAAAGCCATTACCCGGTATCTGCAGGTTTCCGGACAGCTTTTAGAGGCAGAAGGGGTTCGGTTCCAGGGGGCTTTCGAGGATGAAACTCAGTCGTTGCTGATGGTCGAACCGCGATGA
- a CDS encoding menaquinone biosynthetic enzyme MqnA/MqnD family protein, which yields MSLRIGHIDYLNCVPFFHYFNSADTGDRIVTGTPAELNAMLAQGEIDLCPASSFEYGQRWSDYLLLPDLSISARGAVKSVLLFSSHPLTELAEMPIAITGESATSVHLLQILLREYYGFAAPDLYRPECPVEEIVAAGGAGLLIGDRALRAAKAGASSFVYDLGDLWYSFSGLPFVFALWIVRQDIAADKEGEVVQFQQRLQKSLEKAMADLPSLAGQVAGDSCLNPKELLAYWQTMSFGVTDAHQQGLKLFFQLAVKYRFLKSLPELKFFTPPFPLTDRR from the coding sequence ATGAGCTTGCGAATCGGTCACATCGACTATCTCAATTGCGTTCCCTTTTTTCATTATTTCAATTCTGCCGACACAGGTGATCGCATCGTTACCGGAACCCCTGCTGAATTGAACGCAATGCTGGCTCAGGGGGAAATCGATCTCTGCCCGGCATCTTCCTTTGAATACGGTCAGCGCTGGTCTGATTATCTGTTGCTGCCCGATCTTTCCATCAGTGCTCGCGGTGCGGTGAAAAGCGTGCTGCTTTTTTCGTCTCACCCGCTGACAGAGTTAGCCGAGATGCCCATCGCCATAACCGGTGAATCGGCGACTTCAGTTCATCTCTTGCAGATTCTGTTAAGGGAATATTACGGCTTTGCTGCGCCGGATCTTTATCGGCCCGAATGCCCGGTTGAAGAGATTGTTGCTGCAGGCGGGGCTGGTCTGCTCATCGGTGATCGGGCTCTACGTGCCGCCAAGGCCGGTGCCTCCTCCTTCGTCTACGACCTTGGCGACCTCTGGTATTCTTTTAGCGGACTACCCTTTGTCTTCGCTCTTTGGATTGTTCGGCAGGATATCGCGGCGGACAAAGAAGGGGAGGTTGTTCAATTTCAACAAAGACTGCAAAAGAGTTTAGAAAAGGCCATGGCGGACCTTCCTTCTTTGGCCGGACAAGTTGCCGGCGACTCCTGTTTGAACCCGAAGGAGTTGCTTGCTTATTGGCAGACCATGTCCTTTGGGGTGACCGATGCCCATCAGCAGGGACTCAAACTCTTTTTTCAGCTAGCCGTCAAATACCGGTTTCTGAAATCCCTGCCTGAATTGAAATTTTTTACACCCCCTTTTCCGTTGACGGACAGGCGCTAA
- a CDS encoding tyrosine-type recombinase/integrase, producing the protein MAQIRMNNGKKGNTFTARVRIKNKEITRTFKRKTDAKKWAQKQEDQFDLGRFPNNEAQKRSVADLFKHYLKSMEREKPKGYKKLKEHLNWWQTHLGTLKLFEVEAVNICLAREELLNETTYRGKLRSPSTANRYMSSLRMAFQFGVQRLGWLPFNIVKQIAQLAEPDTPGRFLDRKVELPLLAEACGKSRNKRLLPLFMLAIGLGLRRNSLVGLHESEVNLSERTVQIPRSRMKRDNMITLTVSDELFPYLEWLYEHRNLSTGLFFPGSKNPSKPMDFENAWKNALKRAGIENYRFHDNRHSAGSYFTESGCTLAEVAALLGQKTLVMALRYSHISDEHKAKKAPEMSKACLAKTAAAVRSHLKPLQSDS; encoded by the coding sequence ATGGCTCAAATTCGCATGAACAACGGTAAAAAGGGAAACACCTTTACGGCCCGTGTCAGAATTAAAAACAAGGAGATAACCAGGACCTTTAAAAGGAAAACCGACGCTAAAAAATGGGCCCAAAAACAGGAGGACCAGTTCGATCTTGGACGTTTCCCGAACAATGAAGCGCAAAAACGTTCCGTAGCTGACTTATTCAAGCACTACCTCAAGTCTATGGAAAGAGAGAAACCTAAAGGCTATAAAAAGCTTAAAGAACATTTGAACTGGTGGCAGACTCACTTAGGAACACTCAAACTCTTTGAGGTGGAAGCCGTCAATATATGTCTTGCAAGGGAAGAGTTGCTTAACGAAACAACATATCGTGGGAAACTACGATCTCCCTCAACAGCGAACAGATATATGTCCTCACTGCGAATGGCATTTCAATTCGGGGTACAACGCCTAGGCTGGCTACCATTTAATATTGTTAAACAGATAGCACAACTCGCAGAACCAGATACACCAGGCAGATTTCTGGACAGAAAAGTTGAATTGCCGTTGTTAGCGGAGGCCTGTGGAAAAAGCCGCAATAAGCGTCTACTCCCCCTGTTCATGCTCGCCATTGGATTAGGGTTGCGAAGGAATTCTCTAGTGGGGCTCCATGAAAGCGAAGTCAACCTCAGCGAACGAACAGTTCAAATCCCTCGCTCGCGGATGAAAAGGGATAACATGATTACCTTGACCGTGTCTGATGAACTGTTCCCCTACTTGGAATGGTTGTATGAGCATAGAAACCTATCCACAGGATTGTTTTTCCCGGGATCAAAAAATCCCTCAAAGCCTATGGACTTCGAAAATGCTTGGAAAAATGCGTTAAAAAGAGCAGGGATTGAGAATTATAGATTTCATGACAACCGCCATTCCGCGGGGTCTTACTTCACCGAAAGCGGATGTACCCTTGCCGAAGTTGCGGCACTCCTTGGGCAGAAGACACTTGTAATGGCTCTCAGATATTCCCATATCAGTGACGAACATAAAGCAAAAAAGGCCCCAGAAATGTCCAAAGCTTGTCTCGCGAAGACTGCGGCGGCAGTTAGATCTCACTTGAAGCCACTCCAATCTGACTCTTAG
- the ltrA gene encoding group II intron reverse transcriptase/maturase: MPKAKPFEIPKRVVWEAWKRVAANKGAPGVDEKSIEAYRSCLGDNLYTLWNRMSSGSYYPQPVRQVLIPKGEGNFRPLGIPTVADRTAQMVVKMILEPRLERVFHPSSYGYRPKRSAKQAVAQARRNCWNHDWAIDLDIRAFFDTIDHELMMRAVEKHVPEKWIQLYIQRWLESEVELADGTIGTRNCGTPQGGVISPLLANLYLHYAFDHWMQRNHPAIPFERYADDVLCHCRSQKEAEALLEALRERLSDCRLELHPAKTKLVYCKDGKRRAKYAHTRFDFLGFSFHGRTVQDRRGNLFTGFNPAVSRKALKRMNQAVRDLKIHRRTSLTLQELAALLNPMVRGWVGYYGTFYPEPLRRFLVRLDLRLGRWARKKYKTLRRRKQRSWAWLKRCRKSSPRLFVHWEYLFS, translated from the coding sequence TTGCCCAAAGCCAAACCCTTTGAGATACCCAAGCGGGTTGTCTGGGAAGCTTGGAAACGCGTGGCCGCCAATAAAGGCGCACCGGGCGTGGATGAGAAGAGCATAGAGGCTTACCGGAGCTGCTTGGGCGATAATCTCTATACCTTGTGGAATCGGATGAGTTCGGGGAGTTATTATCCTCAACCGGTACGGCAGGTCTTAATACCCAAAGGGGAAGGAAATTTCCGCCCCCTGGGCATACCGACTGTGGCCGATCGGACCGCTCAGATGGTCGTCAAGATGATACTCGAACCGAGGTTGGAGCGAGTATTTCACCCCTCATCCTATGGTTATCGTCCAAAGCGAAGTGCAAAGCAGGCGGTCGCGCAAGCGCGTCGTAACTGCTGGAACCATGACTGGGCGATCGACTTGGATATCAGGGCCTTCTTTGACACCATTGACCATGAACTGATGATGCGTGCGGTAGAAAAGCACGTACCGGAGAAATGGATCCAACTCTACATCCAACGCTGGTTGGAGAGTGAAGTTGAGCTGGCAGATGGAACGATAGGAACACGGAACTGCGGAACTCCGCAGGGTGGTGTCATCAGCCCACTGCTGGCGAATCTCTACCTGCACTATGCCTTTGATCACTGGATGCAGCGGAATCATCCGGCCATACCGTTTGAGCGGTACGCGGATGATGTGCTCTGCCACTGTCGAAGTCAGAAGGAGGCTGAGGCGCTCTTAGAAGCGCTACGAGAAAGACTGTCCGATTGCAGGCTGGAGCTACACCCGGCAAAGACGAAACTGGTCTACTGCAAGGATGGGAAGCGAAGGGCAAAGTATGCCCATACCCGCTTTGATTTCCTCGGATTCAGCTTTCATGGACGAACCGTACAGGACAGGCGCGGGAACCTTTTTACGGGTTTCAATCCAGCAGTGAGCCGAAAGGCACTGAAACGGATGAACCAAGCAGTCCGAGACCTCAAAATCCACCGTAGAACGAGCTTAACTCTTCAAGAGTTGGCTGCCCTCCTCAATCCAATGGTACGAGGATGGGTGGGATACTATGGAACCTTCTACCCAGAACCGCTGCGACGGTTTCTGGTTAGACTGGATCTGAGACTAGGACGCTGGGCAAGGAAGAAGTACAAGACCTTGCGAAGGAGAAAGCAGCGCTCATGGGCATGGCTCAAGCGCTGCAGAAAGTCTTCCCCGCGGTTGTTTGTACATTGGGAATATTTGTTCTCATAA